Proteins from a genomic interval of Polaribacter sp. Q13:
- the dnaK gene encoding molecular chaperone DnaK has translation MSKIIGIDLGTTNSCVSVMEGNEPVVIPNAEGKRTTPSIVAFVEGGERKIGDPAKRQAVTNPTKTVYSIKRFMGNKFSESSKEAGRVPYKVVRGDNDTPRVDIDGRLYTPQEISAMVLQKMKKTAEDYLGTEVTEAVITVPAYFNDAQRQATKEAGEIAGLAVKRIINEPTAAALAYGLDKSHDDKKIVVFDFGGGTHDVSILELGDGVFEVLATDGDTHLGGDDVDEKIINWLAEEFNSDEGIDLRKDPMSLQRLKEAAEKAKIELSSSASTEINLPYVTATASGPKHLVRTLTRSKFEQLIHDLIKRTIEPCQTALKNADLTIADIDEVVLVGGSTRIPAVQEAVEKFFGKAPSKGVNPDEVVALGAAIQGGVLSGDVKDVLLLDVTPLSLGIETMGNVFTKLIDANTTIPTKKSQVFSTAVDNQPSVEIHVLQGERAMAADNNTIGRFHLDGLPPAQRGVPQVEVTFDIDANGIIKVSALDKGTNKSHEIRIEASSGLSEDDIKKMREDAEANADADKKAKETAEKINEADSMIFQTEKQLTEFGDKLSADKKAPIEAALVELKAAHESKDLAPIEAALATINEAWKVASEEMYAAQGGAEGANAGAQQGQPEADTQGDNVEDVDFEEVK, from the coding sequence ATGAGTAAAATAATTGGAATTGATTTAGGTACAACAAACTCTTGTGTTTCTGTAATGGAAGGAAATGAGCCAGTTGTAATTCCTAACGCAGAAGGAAAAAGAACTACACCATCTATTGTTGCCTTTGTAGAAGGAGGAGAACGTAAAATTGGTGACCCAGCTAAAAGACAAGCTGTAACAAACCCAACAAAAACAGTTTATTCTATTAAACGTTTTATGGGTAATAAATTTTCTGAATCTTCTAAAGAAGCAGGAAGAGTACCTTATAAAGTAGTAAGAGGAGATAATGATACACCTAGAGTAGATATTGATGGTCGTTTATATACACCACAAGAAATTTCTGCAATGGTGTTACAAAAAATGAAAAAAACTGCTGAAGACTATTTAGGAACTGAGGTTACTGAAGCAGTTATTACAGTACCAGCATATTTTAACGATGCACAAAGACAAGCTACAAAAGAAGCTGGTGAAATTGCAGGTTTAGCTGTAAAAAGAATTATAAACGAGCCTACTGCTGCTGCATTAGCTTACGGATTAGACAAATCTCATGACGATAAGAAAATTGTTGTTTTTGATTTTGGTGGTGGAACGCATGATGTTTCTATCTTAGAATTAGGAGATGGTGTTTTTGAAGTATTAGCTACAGATGGAGATACGCATTTAGGTGGTGATGATGTTGATGAAAAAATCATTAACTGGTTAGCTGAAGAGTTTAACTCTGATGAAGGAATTGATTTACGTAAAGATCCAATGTCTTTACAACGTTTAAAAGAAGCTGCTGAAAAAGCGAAGATTGAATTATCTTCTTCTGCTTCTACAGAAATTAACTTACCATATGTTACTGCTACCGCTAGCGGACCAAAACACTTAGTAAGAACTTTAACAAGATCTAAATTTGAGCAATTAATTCACGATTTAATCAAAAGAACAATTGAGCCTTGTCAAACTGCATTAAAAAATGCTGATTTAACAATTGCTGATATTGATGAAGTAGTTTTAGTTGGTGGTTCTACAAGAATACCTGCTGTACAAGAAGCTGTTGAAAAATTCTTTGGTAAAGCGCCAAGTAAAGGTGTAAACCCTGATGAAGTTGTTGCTTTAGGAGCTGCAATTCAAGGTGGTGTTTTATCTGGAGATGTAAAAGATGTATTGTTATTAGACGTTACTCCTTTATCTTTAGGTATTGAAACTATGGGGAATGTTTTCACTAAATTAATTGATGCAAACACAACAATTCCTACTAAGAAATCTCAAGTATTTTCTACAGCTGTAGACAATCAGCCTTCTGTTGAAATTCACGTTTTACAAGGTGAAAGAGCAATGGCTGCAGATAATAACACAATTGGTCGTTTCCATTTAGATGGTTTACCACCAGCACAAAGAGGTGTACCTCAAGTAGAAGTTACTTTTGATATTGATGCCAATGGTATTATTAAAGTTTCTGCTTTAGACAAAGGAACAAACAAATCTCATGAAATTAGAATTGAAGCTTCTTCTGGATTATCTGAAGATGATATCAAAAAAATGAGAGAAGATGCAGAAGCAAATGCGGATGCTGATAAAAAAGCTAAAGAAACTGCAGAAAAAATTAACGAAGCAGATTCTATGATTTTTCAAACAGAAAAGCAATTAACTGAATTTGGTGATAAATTATCTGCGGATAAAAAAGCACCAATCGAAGCTGCTTTAGTTGAATTAAAAGCTGCTCATGAATCTAAAGATTTAGCACCAATCGAAGCTGCTTTGGCAACTATTAACGAAGCTTGGAAAGTTGCATCTGAAGAGATGTATGCTGCACAAGGTGGTGCTGAAGGAGCTAATGCTGGTGCACAACAAGGTCAACCAGAAGCAGATACTCAGGGAGACAATGTTGAAGATGTAGATTTCGAAGAAGTTAAGTAA
- a CDS encoding MBOAT family protein produces MLFNSFEFLLFLPTVFILYWFVFKKLRIQNILLLIASYIFYGWWDWRFLFLIILSTLVDYAIGIQLEKTDHQQKRKLLLWCSLIFNLGLLVFFKYFNFFIDNWVNAWSSIGITMHKSSLNIILPVGISFYTFQTLSYSIDVYRKKLKPTKNFIAFASFVSFFPQLVAGPIERATNLLPQFYKKRTFNYNLATSGLKLILWGLFKKIVIADNCAIYANEIFDNYQNQSSITLILGAIYFAFQIYGDFSGYSDIAIGTSRLFGFKLMTNFNYPYFSRDIAEFWRRWHISLSTWFRDYLYIPLGGSKGNKWKQVRNVFIIFLVSGFWHGANWTFIVWGALNALFFLPLLLTSKNRQNTNLVAEQHFLPSLKEFLQMVTTFILVTLAWIFFRAETVTMAIDYISRIFFNTVYINNSIEKFNFIILLFILLEWCSRKTETLKIKNRILRYAFYFLIVQSILFYAVSNKVVDFIYFQF; encoded by the coding sequence ATGTTATTTAATTCTTTTGAATTCTTGCTATTTTTACCAACCGTATTTATATTGTATTGGTTTGTATTTAAAAAGTTACGTATTCAAAATATTTTATTACTAATTGCTAGCTATATTTTTTATGGTTGGTGGGATTGGCGGTTTTTATTTTTAATTATACTAAGTACTCTAGTTGATTACGCAATTGGAATTCAATTAGAAAAAACAGATCATCAACAAAAAAGGAAACTGCTTTTATGGTGTAGTTTAATTTTTAACTTAGGCTTGTTAGTCTTTTTTAAATACTTCAATTTTTTTATTGATAACTGGGTAAACGCATGGTCTAGTATTGGTATTACAATGCATAAAAGTTCTTTAAATATTATATTACCTGTCGGAATTTCTTTTTATACTTTTCAAACTTTAAGTTATTCTATAGACGTATATCGTAAAAAATTAAAACCTACAAAAAATTTTATTGCCTTTGCTAGTTTCGTGTCTTTTTTTCCTCAACTAGTTGCAGGCCCTATAGAAAGAGCTACAAATTTATTACCTCAGTTCTACAAAAAAAGAACCTTTAATTATAATTTAGCTACTTCTGGTCTAAAGCTTATTTTATGGGGGTTATTTAAAAAAATAGTTATTGCAGACAACTGTGCTATTTATGCCAATGAAATTTTTGATAATTACCAAAATCAATCTAGTATAACGCTAATATTAGGTGCTATTTATTTTGCTTTTCAAATTTATGGTGATTTTTCTGGTTATTCAGATATTGCCATTGGAACTTCTAGATTGTTTGGTTTTAAATTGATGACAAACTTTAATTACCCTTATTTTTCTAGAGATATTGCAGAGTTTTGGAGACGATGGCACATTAGTTTATCAACATGGTTTAGAGATTACTTATACATCCCTTTAGGAGGCTCTAAGGGTAATAAATGGAAACAAGTAAGAAATGTTTTTATCATTTTTTTAGTAAGTGGTTTCTGGCATGGCGCAAATTGGACTTTTATAGTTTGGGGGGCCCTTAATGCTTTATTTTTTCTACCGTTATTATTAACCAGTAAAAACAGACAAAACACGAACCTTGTTGCTGAACAACATTTTTTACCATCTCTTAAAGAATTTCTACAGATGGTAACAACGTTTATCTTAGTTACATTAGCATGGATCTTTTTTAGAGCAGAAACAGTTACTATGGCAATAGATTATATATCTAGAATATTCTTTAACACTGTTTACATAAATAATTCAATAGAAAAATTTAACTTTATAATCTTACTCTTTATTTTATTAGAGTGGTGTTCTAGAAAAACAGAAACTTTAAAAATTAAAAATAGAATTTTACGTTATGCTTTCTATTTTTTAATAGTTCAATCAATTTTATTCTATGCTGTTTCTAATAAAGTAGTAGATTTTATATATTTTCAATTTTAA
- a CDS encoding LamG-like jellyroll fold domain-containing protein, which produces MKKKILILSLLISGFMHAQVPTDEILHYSFTGGSLTNIVSPGTGDLVQSGNAATYNQLDHYGVSYHNTLKLNGDQFTGGTVNSSNSALTVSLWLKPTSINTNWERIFQIYGASSRGFRLEQKGGNVFGWSGYASNYVGGNNGRSATLTNLYDGNWHHIVIKLFRNGGNYNTYFEVYIDGVKNGNLSNKLVGTGHNLITNGTFIISPSSVANYKKEIDDIKVYSRALSPSEITALYNLCENCYTLTTNTTGNGTVTATPSSNSTYVSGTVVTLTATPDAGSVFSEWSEDVSGNTATTTITINKNTSVTAVFKKLPTFVDANATGNNDGTSWANAYTNLQTAINNTAVTEDIWVARGTYKPTIATIPRKSTFSMNKRQKIYGGFQGNETLLIDRNMSLLYTTNATILSGDLNGNDNTSLVETEASRQENAYHVVTIKGNVTTGGELNGFLITGGNSNGSLYNSCNTGSSSQYDNRTGSAIYANPDNENRQVNMKFLNCTIEKNTGIYYAVMGRFNPCGSQTTESHIDFESCIIKDNYSALSANIGYTGSQQYNIKSYGKIVNSLITGNSTSATNKSSVLLISSGGSSGTTPSVEVSVINTTITKNNSPNNNAITINLNPASSFPIYFYNSIIYNNGGTTSISIGGTGNNGNQATFTNNIVQGGHYSSTNLDPMFVDPANKVFTLQSGSPAIDTGVNSKISTNIIGDLLNNQRIFNTTIDMGAYEFGSPTLGDITPTLNKFDFIIYPNPTNGIINIKSDTHIKTIEIYDLQGKKVKTYVDKKVNISNLNSGIYFLKITTETNLIEIKKIIKR; this is translated from the coding sequence ATGAAGAAAAAAATACTTATACTCTCACTTTTAATTAGTGGTTTTATGCACGCGCAAGTGCCAACAGATGAAATTTTACATTATTCTTTTACAGGTGGAAGCTTAACAAATATTGTATCCCCAGGTACTGGAGATTTAGTTCAATCGGGAAATGCAGCTACATATAATCAACTAGACCATTATGGAGTATCTTATCATAACACTCTTAAATTAAATGGAGATCAATTTACAGGTGGTACCGTAAATTCTTCAAATTCTGCATTAACGGTAAGTTTATGGCTAAAACCAACGTCAATAAATACAAATTGGGAACGAATTTTTCAAATATATGGTGCTTCTTCTAGAGGATTTAGGCTAGAGCAAAAAGGCGGAAACGTATTTGGTTGGTCTGGCTATGCAAGCAATTATGTTGGAGGTAATAATGGTAGAAGTGCTACTTTAACAAACTTGTATGATGGCAATTGGCATCATATTGTTATTAAGTTATTTAGAAACGGTGGTAATTATAACACTTATTTTGAAGTGTATATTGATGGGGTTAAAAACGGGAATTTATCTAACAAATTAGTTGGTACAGGACACAATCTTATTACTAATGGAACTTTTATTATTTCACCTTCTTCCGTTGCTAATTATAAAAAAGAAATAGACGATATTAAGGTGTATAGTAGAGCTTTATCTCCATCAGAAATTACAGCACTATACAACTTATGTGAAAATTGTTACACTTTAACAACAAACACAACTGGCAATGGTACAGTAACTGCAACTCCTTCATCAAACAGCACGTATGTTTCCGGTACAGTTGTAACATTAACTGCAACCCCAGATGCAGGTTCCGTTTTTAGTGAGTGGTCGGAAGATGTTTCTGGCAATACTGCTACAACAACAATTACAATTAATAAAAACACATCTGTAACTGCTGTATTTAAAAAGTTACCAACTTTTGTAGATGCCAATGCAACAGGAAATAATGATGGTACATCTTGGGCAAATGCTTATACAAATTTACAAACAGCAATAAACAATACTGCTGTGACAGAAGATATTTGGGTAGCAAGAGGTACCTATAAACCTACTATTGCAACAATACCAAGGAAATCAACATTCTCAATGAATAAGAGGCAAAAAATTTATGGTGGTTTTCAAGGAAATGAGACTCTTTTAATAGATAGAAATATGAGTTTATTATATACTACAAACGCTACAATCTTATCGGGTGATTTAAATGGAAATGATAATACTTCTCTTGTAGAAACAGAAGCATCCAGACAAGAGAATGCTTACCATGTGGTAACTATAAAAGGTAACGTTACTACCGGTGGAGAATTAAATGGTTTTTTAATAACAGGCGGTAACTCTAATGGTAGTTTATATAATAGCTGTAACACTGGCTCTTCTAGTCAATACGATAATAGAACAGGTAGTGCTATTTACGCGAACCCAGATAATGAAAATCGCCAAGTAAATATGAAGTTTCTCAATTGTACCATTGAAAAAAATACAGGTATCTATTATGCCGTTATGGGTAGATTTAATCCTTGCGGTAGCCAGACTACGGAATCTCATATAGATTTTGAAAGTTGTATTATAAAAGATAATTATTCTGCTTTATCTGCTAATATTGGTTATACAGGTAGCCAGCAGTATAACATTAAAAGTTATGGTAAAATAGTTAATTCATTAATAACAGGCAATAGCACTAGTGCAACGAATAAATCATCTGTATTATTAATAAGTAGTGGGGGGAGTTCCGGAACAACTCCTTCTGTAGAAGTTAGTGTTATAAATACAACAATTACAAAAAATAACTCTCCAAACAATAATGCAATAACCATAAATTTAAATCCAGCAAGTAGTTTTCCTATATATTTTTACAATTCTATTATATATAACAACGGAGGTACTACATCTATAAGTATTGGAGGAACTGGCAACAACGGAAATCAAGCAACTTTTACAAATAATATAGTACAAGGAGGTCATTATAGCTCAACAAATTTAGACCCAATGTTTGTAGATCCAGCAAATAAGGTTTTTACCTTACAATCAGGTTCTCCGGCAATAGACACCGGAGTTAATAGTAAAATATCTACAAATATTATTGGCGATTTATTAAATAACCAACGTATTTTTAACACTACAATAGATATGGGTGCTTATGAATTTGGATCACCAACTTTAGGTGACATAACTCCTACTTTAAATAAATTTGATTTTATTATCTATCCAAATCCAACAAATGGTATTATAAATATTAAAAGTGATACACATATTAAAACTATTGAAATTTATGATCTACAAGGAAAAAAAGTAAAAACTTATGTTGACAAAAAAGTAAATATTAGTAACCTAAATTCTGGAATTTATTTTCTAAAAATAACTACAGAAACCAATCTAATTGAAATTAAAAAAATTATTAAAAGATAA
- a CDS encoding cadherin repeat domain-containing protein produces the protein MKNLIKVMLLFVMCVTIINCTEDDSPIATVITTADLTTNADENISQGSALGTVTGSSSTDKAVTFSITTQSPSGALAINATSGVLTVSDASAFDYETNTQITATVKVAEDTVSENATVTININNLEEGKKGDLIIAK, from the coding sequence ATGAAAAATTTAATTAAAGTAATGCTTTTATTTGTAATGTGTGTAACCATTATAAATTGTACTGAAGATGACTCGCCAATTGCAACTGTAATTACTACTGCAGATTTAACTACTAATGCAGATGAAAACATTTCACAAGGATCAGCTCTTGGCACAGTTACAGGGAGTTCTAGCACAGATAAAGCAGTAACTTTTAGTATTACAACGCAATCACCAAGTGGTGCATTAGCTATTAACGCAACATCAGGGGTTTTAACAGTTTCAGATGCTAGTGCATTTGACTATGAAACAAATACTCAAATTACAGCAACCGTAAAAGTAGCAGAAGATACTGTAAGTGAAAACGCAACTGTAACCATAAATATAAATAATCTTGAAGAAGGTAAAAAAGGAGATCTTATAATAGCAAAATAA
- a CDS encoding sensor histidine kinase yields MEKIKSLYNKIMNIGVYEDTVKEYKKIRLLNAFSLTWAGSILLFMMFDPFFSQNLFQSLKVHGFSFLCIIIVYTLQKFKKYTLARVVYISALISVTFIFSNFIEPLRLMENFYFVFPLIALVFIDTRWITITIMIVCWLLYYVPFKLETNKYPEGMMNPVLILTVFTGTYIILNYSKVLNKKSEQKLLKSNQKLELAYIELEERKKSEFAHLQLKSLRAQMNPHFMFNAMNSIQSLVLKGDKHEAYSYLTKFASLIRENLNMSEKSFIEFDEELSLLKKYLELEKLRFREDFEYKIINEHEINDIKIPSMIIQPFIENAIKHGLLHKIEGLKKIKIEFYLDTVLKCIITDNGVGIEASEKINQENLTKEVSFSTKAIKDRLLLLKDYYKSDIGFEYEEILEGTKVILKIPYNT; encoded by the coding sequence ATGGAAAAAATAAAATCGCTCTACAATAAAATAATGAATATTGGTGTATATGAAGATACCGTGAAAGAATATAAAAAAATCCGCTTGTTAAATGCTTTTAGCTTAACCTGGGCAGGTTCTATTCTATTGTTTATGATGTTCGACCCTTTTTTCAGTCAAAATCTTTTCCAAAGTTTAAAAGTACACGGTTTTTCTTTTCTATGCATTATTATTGTTTATACACTTCAGAAATTTAAAAAATACACATTAGCTAGAGTTGTTTATATTTCCGCATTAATTTCAGTTACTTTTATTTTTTCAAATTTTATAGAACCTTTAAGATTAATGGAGAATTTTTACTTTGTTTTCCCTTTAATTGCGCTTGTTTTTATTGATACCAGATGGATCACTATAACTATTATGATTGTTTGTTGGTTGCTTTATTATGTGCCTTTTAAGTTAGAAACAAATAAGTACCCAGAAGGTATGATGAATCCTGTTTTAATTCTAACAGTTTTTACAGGAACTTATATTATCTTAAACTACTCCAAAGTTTTAAATAAAAAAAGTGAGCAAAAACTGTTAAAAAGTAATCAAAAATTAGAGTTAGCTTATATAGAGTTAGAAGAACGTAAAAAAAGTGAATTTGCACACCTACAATTAAAATCGTTACGAGCTCAAATGAATCCACATTTTATGTTTAATGCCATGAACTCTATACAAAGTTTAGTTTTAAAAGGAGATAAACATGAGGCCTATAGTTACCTTACAAAATTTGCATCACTTATTAGAGAAAATTTAAATATGAGTGAAAAAAGTTTTATTGAATTTGATGAAGAATTATCACTCTTAAAAAAATATTTAGAGTTAGAAAAACTTCGATTTCGTGAGGATTTTGAATATAAAATTATAAACGAACATGAAATAAATGACATTAAAATACCTTCTATGATTATTCAACCTTTTATAGAAAATGCTATAAAACACGGTTTATTACATAAAATAGAAGGACTTAAAAAAATAAAAATAGAGTTCTATTTAGATACTGTTCTTAAATGCATTATTACAGATAATGGTGTAGGAATAGAAGCTTCAGAAAAAATTAATCAAGAAAACCTTACAAAAGAAGTTTCATTTTCTACAAAAGCAATTAAAGACAGATTGCTATTATTAAAAGACTATTATAAATCTGATATTGGTTTTGAATATGAAGAAATCTTAGAAGGCACAAAAGTAATTTTAAAAATACCTTATAACACTTAA
- a CDS encoding sensor histidine kinase, whose amino-acid sequence MIPVITFFDILFNRELKDSLIMHGISYVIIGFIYLFQQKRYYIIARVLFISAIIGITYVFTNYTTPHSLIENFYFIYPLIALILIEEKWINISILILCFFLYFVPNLYFEHYPVETILPVLIFCVFSGAFVILNYSKVMNIKSEEKLEAAYKELEKRKKSEFAHLQLKYLRAQMNPHFMFNTMNSIQSLVLKGNKLEAYNYLNKFASLIRENLNMSEKSFVQFDEELSLLKKYLELEKLRFQEDFEFDIIGENEINNIKIPSMLIQPFIENAIKHGLLHKMTGIKKIKIEFSINNVLKCIITDNGVGIKASQKIKTENLTKEPSFSTKAVKDQLEILKDYYKTDIGFYYEEVLEGTKVVLKIPYITE is encoded by the coding sequence ATGATACCAGTAATTACTTTTTTTGACATTCTTTTTAATCGAGAATTAAAAGACAGTTTAATTATGCATGGAATTTCTTATGTTATCATAGGTTTTATCTACCTATTTCAACAGAAAAGATATTACATAATTGCAAGAGTTCTTTTTATATCTGCAATCATAGGAATTACTTATGTTTTTACAAATTACACTACACCACATAGTCTAATTGAAAACTTCTATTTCATTTATCCTTTGATAGCACTTATTTTAATTGAAGAAAAATGGATAAACATTAGCATACTTATTCTCTGTTTTTTCCTCTATTTTGTTCCTAATTTATATTTTGAACACTACCCAGTAGAAACAATTTTACCTGTATTAATCTTTTGTGTATTTTCAGGTGCTTTTGTTATTTTAAATTACTCTAAAGTAATGAATATAAAAAGTGAAGAAAAACTAGAGGCAGCATATAAAGAATTAGAAAAACGTAAAAAAAGTGAATTTGCTCACTTACAATTAAAATATTTAAGAGCCCAGATGAATCCACACTTTATGTTTAATACCATGAATTCAATACAAAGTTTGGTTTTAAAAGGAAATAAACTAGAAGCTTACAATTACCTTAACAAGTTTGCCTCATTAATTAGGGAAAATTTAAACATGAGTGAAAAAAGTTTTGTTCAGTTTGATGAAGAATTATCATTGTTAAAAAAATATTTAGAACTAGAAAAGTTACGTTTTCAAGAAGATTTTGAATTCGATATTATTGGAGAAAATGAAATTAATAATATTAAAATACCATCAATGCTAATTCAACCATTTATAGAAAATGCCATAAAACATGGTTTGTTGCATAAAATGACAGGCATAAAAAAAATTAAAATAGAATTCTCCATAAATAACGTTCTTAAATGTATTATAACAGATAATGGAGTTGGTATAAAAGCCTCCCAGAAAATTAAAACAGAAAATCTTACCAAAGAACCTTCCTTTTCTACCAAAGCAGTAAAAGATCAATTAGAAATACTAAAAGACTATTATAAAACTGATATAGGTTTTTATTATGAAGAAGTTTTAGAGGGCACCAAAGTAGTCTTAAAAATACCTTATATCACAGAATAA
- a CDS encoding NAD(P)/FAD-dependent oxidoreductase, with amino-acid sequence MNIPQTSFPRVVIIGGGFAGLAAARGLEEQELQVVLIDKHNYHTFQPLLYQVATGGLEPDSIAFPLRKRFNDVENFYFRLAEVEKINPENNTIETSIGSLEYDELIIATGSTTNFFGNTNIQKHTMEMKSIPQSLNIRSLILENFEEALLTSNIEERNALMNFVIVGGGPTGVELAGALAEMKKGILPKDYPDLDIRQMQINLIQSSECILKGMSAKASEKAEDFLIKLGVHVWKNLRVLDYDGKTVTTNGEDHFKAETVIWAAGVKGQMIDGLNAECVIERAARIKVNQFSQVLEHPNVYAIGDVACMTSEKTPYGHPMMAQPAIQQGRLVAKNILAKLFNKEQKAFVYKDKGSMATIGRNKAVVDLPKWKFQGVFAWFVWMFVHLFSLIGFRNKAIVFLNWVYSYIRFDRETRLIIRPYKNKNSFSFRK; translated from the coding sequence ATGAACATACCACAAACTAGTTTTCCAAGAGTTGTAATTATTGGTGGCGGATTTGCAGGTTTAGCTGCAGCCAGAGGATTAGAAGAACAAGAACTGCAAGTTGTTTTAATTGACAAACACAATTACCATACGTTTCAACCTTTATTGTATCAAGTAGCAACGGGTGGTTTAGAACCCGATTCTATTGCTTTTCCGTTAAGAAAACGTTTTAATGATGTAGAAAATTTCTATTTTAGATTAGCTGAAGTTGAGAAAATCAATCCAGAAAATAATACCATCGAAACTTCTATTGGAAGCTTAGAGTATGATGAATTAATTATAGCTACGGGCTCTACAACCAACTTTTTTGGAAATACAAACATCCAAAAACACACGATGGAAATGAAGTCCATTCCGCAGTCTTTAAATATTAGAAGTCTAATTTTAGAAAACTTTGAAGAAGCCCTATTAACATCTAACATTGAAGAAAGAAATGCTTTAATGAATTTTGTAATTGTTGGTGGAGGACCAACAGGTGTAGAATTAGCTGGTGCTTTGGCAGAAATGAAAAAAGGAATTTTGCCTAAAGATTATCCAGATTTAGACATTCGTCAAATGCAGATTAACTTAATACAAAGTTCTGAATGTATTTTAAAAGGAATGAGTGCAAAAGCTTCTGAAAAAGCAGAAGATTTTCTAATAAAACTAGGCGTTCATGTTTGGAAAAATTTACGTGTTTTAGATTATGACGGAAAAACAGTAACCACAAATGGTGAAGATCATTTTAAAGCCGAAACTGTTATCTGGGCAGCGGGTGTAAAAGGACAAATGATTGATGGTTTAAACGCAGAATGTGTTATAGAAAGAGCCGCAAGAATTAAAGTGAATCAATTTAGCCAAGTTCTAGAACATCCAAACGTATATGCAATTGGAGATGTTGCTTGTATGACATCAGAAAAAACTCCCTACGGACACCCTATGATGGCGCAACCCGCCATTCAACAAGGACGATTGGTTGCAAAAAATATATTGGCAAAATTATTTAACAAAGAACAAAAAGCATTTGTTTATAAAGACAAAGGCTCCATGGCAACTATTGGACGAAATAAAGCCGTTGTAGATTTACCAAAATGGAAATTTCAAGGAGTTTTTGCTTGGTTTGTTTGGATGTTTGTCCACTTATTTTCCTTAATTGGTTTTAGAAACAAAGCCATCGTTTTTCTAAATTGGGTGTATAGTTACATTCGTTTTGATAGAGAAACGCGTTTAATTATTAGACCTTATAAGAATAAAAATAGCTTTAGTTTCAGAAAATAG
- a CDS encoding LytTR family DNA-binding domain-containing protein, with protein sequence MDTINAIIIDDEINARENLRYLLNEFCKNITVISEAKNVDEAVLKIKKHKPQLIFLDIEMPQKNGFQLLNSFTEIDFQIIFVTAYDKYAVKAFEVAALDYLLKPIEIEKLVKSIKRATTSIVNKTNNNRITLLKENKKTVKKIAIPYKSDYVILNITDLLYIEADRMYSIIHTKGDKKYLASKKLSYYENLLCDENIFIRVHRSWIINSNKIVSYSKKDKMITLDSHFKIPVSKSYKETFEKMFSS encoded by the coding sequence ATGGATACAATAAATGCAATTATTATTGATGACGAAATAAATGCGAGAGAAAACTTACGTTATTTATTGAACGAATTTTGTAAAAATATAACCGTTATTTCTGAAGCTAAAAATGTAGATGAAGCAGTTCTAAAAATTAAAAAACACAAACCTCAACTTATTTTTTTAGACATAGAAATGCCTCAAAAAAATGGCTTTCAACTTTTAAATTCGTTTACAGAAATAGACTTTCAAATAATATTTGTTACTGCCTATGATAAATACGCTGTAAAAGCTTTTGAAGTGGCTGCTTTAGATTACTTATTAAAACCAATAGAAATAGAAAAACTAGTAAAATCTATCAAAAGAGCAACTACATCAATAGTAAATAAAACGAATAATAACAGAATAACTCTTTTAAAAGAAAATAAAAAAACGGTTAAAAAAATTGCCATCCCTTATAAAAGTGATTATGTAATTTTAAACATTACAGACCTTTTATACATAGAAGCAGATAGAATGTATTCTATTATACATACCAAAGGTGATAAAAAATATCTTGCTTCAAAAAAATTAAGTTATTATGAAAACTTACTTTGTGATGAAAATATTTTTATAAGAGTACACAGGTCTTGGATTATAAACTCTAATAAAATAGTATCCTACTCTAAAAAAGATAAAATGATAACGTTAGATAGTCATTTTAAAATTCCTGTAAGTAAAAGCTACAAAGAAACCTTCGAGAAAATGTTTTCTAGTTAA